The Winogradskyella schleiferi genome has a window encoding:
- a CDS encoding glycoside hydrolase family 15 protein: MDNLDYGIIGNCKSAALVSKNGSVDWCCLPQFDSPSVFGKLLDDKIGGSFAFEIDDSYQISQQYIENTVILVTKFSNGLDAFEVRDFMPRYYKESGSYHAPPEFIRYIKYISGKPTVKINYNPKLEYAKGDTKTYVKNDFVVSLTDNELFDTLFLYTDFNKDKIVTGEELEITSDQFFLVGYHEKLFVPSLETVVLEYERTKVYWLNWMERTTTFNRYNKEIARSAMTLKLLSYDKTGAVLAAITTSLPETIGEVRNWDYRFCWIRDASMVIKVMSTMGHKNMAKRYLKFIINLMPDKDEKLQIMYGINGEKKLTEEFLEHLSGYKGSSPVRIGNAAYKQKQNDIFGILMDMIYQLIFNFSNDIEDGEALWNITKGIVWVVNKHWQEPDKGIWEFRSEDQHFTFSKVLCWTAVDKAIKVAKLLGKTSKLARWQLLEEAIKEDIMVNAWSDKAQAFTQSYGSEDLDASVLLMESYGFIDAKHPKYVSTVKAIGRDLSNDGLLYRYKNKDDFGLPSSSFTICTFWYINSLFKIGEEKSAVEQFEKLLSYSNHLGLFSEDLDFKTKRLLGNFPQAYSHLALIETAINLSKITKDEKVKDFLS, translated from the coding sequence ATGGATAATTTAGATTATGGTATTATAGGTAATTGCAAAAGTGCTGCTTTAGTTTCAAAAAATGGGTCAGTAGATTGGTGCTGTTTACCTCAGTTTGATTCTCCATCAGTTTTCGGAAAGCTATTAGATGACAAAATTGGTGGATCCTTTGCTTTTGAAATCGATGACAGTTATCAAATATCTCAGCAATATATTGAGAATACGGTTATTTTGGTCACTAAATTTAGTAATGGTTTGGATGCTTTTGAGGTAAGGGATTTTATGCCAAGGTATTATAAGGAGAGTGGTTCTTACCATGCGCCACCAGAATTTATAAGGTATATTAAATATATCTCTGGTAAACCTACTGTAAAGATCAATTACAATCCTAAACTGGAATATGCTAAAGGAGACACAAAAACATATGTGAAGAATGATTTTGTGGTGAGTTTAACTGATAATGAACTTTTTGACACTTTATTTTTATATACGGATTTTAACAAGGATAAAATTGTTACAGGTGAAGAGTTAGAAATTACATCAGACCAGTTCTTCTTAGTAGGCTATCATGAAAAGTTATTTGTACCAAGCCTTGAAACTGTTGTACTAGAATACGAGAGAACTAAAGTCTATTGGCTCAATTGGATGGAGCGTACAACGACATTCAATCGGTATAATAAAGAAATAGCACGCAGTGCCATGACGCTTAAGTTATTGAGTTACGATAAAACAGGAGCTGTTTTGGCGGCAATAACCACCTCGTTGCCAGAAACTATTGGTGAAGTGCGCAATTGGGATTATCGTTTTTGTTGGATCCGTGATGCGTCTATGGTCATCAAAGTAATGTCAACCATGGGACACAAAAATATGGCCAAACGTTATCTCAAATTTATCATCAATTTAATGCCAGATAAAGATGAGAAACTTCAAATTATGTACGGCATTAATGGTGAAAAGAAGTTGACTGAAGAGTTCTTAGAGCATCTTTCAGGTTATAAAGGTTCTAGTCCGGTACGAATAGGAAATGCCGCGTACAAGCAAAAGCAAAATGATATCTTCGGAATCTTGATGGATATGATTTACCAACTCATATTTAATTTTAGTAATGACATTGAAGATGGAGAAGCCTTATGGAATATTACCAAAGGCATCGTTTGGGTTGTTAATAAGCATTGGCAAGAACCAGATAAAGGAATATGGGAATTTAGATCGGAAGATCAACACTTTACCTTTTCGAAGGTCTTATGTTGGACCGCTGTGGATAAAGCCATAAAAGTAGCTAAATTGTTAGGTAAAACTTCCAAACTTGCGCGTTGGCAGTTGTTAGAGGAAGCCATAAAAGAAGATATTATGGTCAATGCTTGGAGTGATAAGGCTCAAGCATTTACTCAGTCTTATGGTTCAGAAGATTTGGACGCTTCCGTTTTATTGATGGAATCTTATGGTTTCATAGACGCAAAACACCCAAAATATGTGAGTACCGTAAAAGCAATAGGTCGAGACTTATCCAATGATGGGTTATTGTATCGTTATAAAAATAAAGATGATTTTGGACTGCCTTCATCATCATTTACCATCTGCACGTTTTGGTATATCAATAGTCTATTCAAAATAGGAGAAGAAAAAAGTGCTGTAGAACAATTTGAAAAACTCTTATCCTACAGTAATCATTTAGGGCTATTTAGTGAAGATTTAGATTTTAAAACCAAACGGTTGTTAGGTAATTTTCCGCAAGCTTATTCGCATTTAGCTTTGATAGAAACGGCGATTAACCTTTCTAAAATCACCAAAGATGAAAAAGTTAAAGACTTTTTATCTTAA
- a CDS encoding alpha-1,4-glucan--maltose-1-phosphate maltosyltransferase, with translation MQKQERVVIDYVSPQINCGEFYIKRVINEIVNVDAHVFGDGHDIIAVSVLFKYKNAKTWSEVRMHETGNDEWKASFSVEKQGFYSYKVQGWVDYALNWQHGIRRKIDDNQHVKSELLEGVTLLEPLLKKASRDEKDYLNYCIDCFKQDVKYDDAIREAISPQLQRIFIKYPEKFLANESKELQVYVDRKKARFSTWYEFFPRSASEIAGQHGTFKDCERLLPRIEQMGFDVLYFPPVHPIGEVNRKGKNNTTEAKEGDVGSAWGIGSKHGGHKDLESRLGSVEDFKNLIKEAKKHNIEISMDYALQAAPDHPWVKSHPDWFKWRPDGTVQYAENPPKKYQDILPIYWESKDYKNLWKECLDTMLYWIDCGVKVFRVDNPHTKPYYFWNWLIAEVKKKHPDVLFLAEAFTRPKVMQQLAKQGYTQSYTYFTWRNSKQEFIEYLTELTQTEQREYMQPNFWPNTPDINPYHLQGASEAKYLQRYALAATLSSSIGIYGPVFEQMIDDPIPGKEEYYMSEKFEVKHYDWFKVSKLTLLISKINAVRHENEALQQTNNIKFLNIQNDNIIAFYKWNASKTNELLIIISLDQYYPQQGHVQLPLADLGIGAGHRVQVQDLITASSYNWHNEWNYVELHPTLPFHIFKIHK, from the coding sequence ATGCAAAAGCAAGAACGTGTTGTCATAGATTATGTATCTCCTCAGATTAATTGTGGTGAATTTTATATTAAACGTGTCATAAATGAAATTGTAAATGTTGATGCTCATGTGTTTGGAGATGGGCACGATATTATCGCTGTATCAGTGCTTTTTAAATATAAAAATGCCAAAACATGGAGCGAAGTCAGAATGCACGAAACTGGAAACGACGAATGGAAAGCATCTTTTTCAGTTGAAAAACAAGGCTTTTACAGTTATAAAGTTCAAGGTTGGGTAGATTATGCCTTAAATTGGCAGCATGGTATTCGTCGTAAGATTGACGATAACCAACACGTAAAATCAGAATTGCTAGAAGGGGTTACCTTGTTGGAGCCATTGCTTAAAAAAGCAAGTAGAGACGAAAAGGACTACTTGAATTATTGTATTGATTGTTTTAAACAGGACGTCAAATATGATGATGCCATTAGGGAAGCCATAAGTCCACAACTGCAGCGCATTTTTATAAAGTATCCGGAAAAATTTCTCGCAAACGAATCCAAAGAACTTCAGGTCTATGTCGATAGAAAGAAAGCCAGGTTCAGTACATGGTACGAGTTCTTTCCACGGTCTGCATCTGAAATAGCAGGACAGCATGGCACATTTAAGGATTGCGAACGATTATTACCAAGAATAGAGCAAATGGGTTTCGATGTACTGTATTTTCCACCGGTTCATCCCATTGGGGAAGTCAACCGGAAAGGTAAAAATAACACCACCGAAGCTAAAGAAGGCGACGTTGGTTCAGCTTGGGGAATTGGTTCAAAACATGGAGGTCATAAAGATTTGGAATCACGATTAGGTTCCGTTGAAGATTTTAAAAACTTAATAAAAGAAGCAAAGAAGCATAATATTGAAATCTCCATGGATTATGCCTTACAAGCAGCACCAGATCATCCTTGGGTAAAATCGCATCCAGATTGGTTTAAATGGCGACCAGACGGAACCGTTCAATACGCAGAGAATCCACCGAAAAAATATCAGGATATTTTACCGATTTATTGGGAGAGTAAAGATTATAAAAATCTTTGGAAAGAGTGTTTGGATACGATGCTCTATTGGATAGATTGTGGCGTGAAAGTTTTCAGGGTTGATAATCCACATACCAAACCGTATTATTTTTGGAATTGGCTCATTGCCGAAGTCAAGAAAAAACATCCAGATGTATTGTTTTTGGCTGAAGCTTTTACAAGACCAAAAGTGATGCAGCAATTGGCGAAACAAGGTTACACACAATCTTATACTTATTTTACATGGCGGAATTCTAAACAGGAATTTATAGAATATCTTACGGAATTAACCCAAACCGAGCAGCGCGAATACATGCAACCTAATTTCTGGCCAAACACACCCGATATTAATCCTTATCATTTACAAGGTGCAAGTGAAGCAAAATATTTACAACGATATGCATTAGCCGCGACTTTAAGTTCTAGCATTGGTATTTACGGACCAGTATTTGAACAAATGATAGATGACCCTATTCCTGGGAAAGAGGAGTACTACATGTCCGAAAAGTTTGAAGTAAAACATTACGATTGGTTTAAAGTCAGTAAATTGACGTTGTTAATTTCAAAAATTAATGCGGTTCGTCATGAAAATGAAGCTTTGCAGCAAACCAATAATATTAAGTTTTTGAATATTCAGAATGATAACATAATTGCTTTTTATAAGTGGAATGCTTCTAAAACCAACGAACTATTGATCATTATTAGTTTGGATCAATATTATCCGCAACAAGGCCATGTACAATTGCCATTAGCTGATTTAGGAATTGGAGCAGGTCATCGCGTACAAGTACAGGATTTGATTACGGCAAGCAGTTATAATTGGCATAACGAATGGAATTATGTAGAATTACATCCAACATTGCCATTTCATATCTTTAAGATTCATAAATAA